A window of the Halobacterium hubeiense genome harbors these coding sequences:
- a CDS encoding transcription factor S: MQFCDECGSMMHKQDDELVCSGCGHTEPAGDDGEFVTTASQDTSDVIETSEDANFEGKPTAEETCPECGHDEAWYTIKQTGSADEPPTRFFKCKSCGHRWRDYS, encoded by the coding sequence ATGCAGTTCTGCGACGAGTGCGGGTCGATGATGCACAAGCAGGACGACGAACTCGTGTGTTCGGGCTGCGGGCACACCGAGCCCGCCGGCGACGACGGCGAGTTCGTCACGACGGCGTCCCAGGACACCAGCGACGTCATCGAGACCAGCGAGGACGCCAACTTCGAGGGCAAGCCCACCGCCGAGGAGACGTGCCCGGAGTGCGGCCACGACGAGGCGTGGTACACCATCAAGCAGACCGGGAGCGCCGACGAGCCGCCGACGCGCTTCTTCAAGTGCAAGTCCTGCGGCCACCGCTGGCGAGATTACAGCTAA
- a CDS encoding DUF106 domain-containing protein → MSRTAEKVRSLVREDPELADVLDDLLDHEGEIRWRDVKGDVSSGQWGRLLEKDVLVESGEGFEFADPEGVREGLEPEEDLDDSPESSSWSKWDKLAAVGAFAAILGYNFQPIQNTIGGAVDVVLGPLETVLPFYVVVMALAVLTGLYSTLLQANLTDMDKMSEYQERAQKLQDKMSEAKERGDEAEIERLREEQMEAFGDQAGMLKEQFRPMAWIMLLTIPAFLWMYWKLGTVYSGREIVMTLPLAGQVDFNHGRILVFPTWIIWYMVCSFSFSNVIRKALNIQTTPT, encoded by the coding sequence ATGTCTCGAACCGCGGAGAAAGTCCGCTCGCTGGTCCGCGAGGACCCGGAACTGGCCGACGTACTCGACGACCTCCTTGACCACGAGGGCGAGATTCGCTGGCGGGACGTCAAAGGCGACGTCTCCAGCGGTCAGTGGGGTCGCCTCCTGGAGAAAGACGTGCTCGTGGAGTCCGGCGAGGGCTTCGAGTTCGCGGACCCCGAGGGCGTCCGCGAGGGCCTCGAACCCGAGGAGGACCTCGACGACAGCCCCGAATCCTCGTCGTGGTCGAAGTGGGACAAGCTCGCGGCCGTCGGGGCGTTCGCCGCGATTCTCGGCTACAACTTCCAGCCGATTCAGAACACCATCGGCGGCGCCGTCGACGTCGTGCTCGGGCCGCTGGAGACGGTGCTGCCGTTCTACGTCGTCGTGATGGCGCTGGCCGTCCTCACTGGCCTCTACTCGACGCTCCTGCAGGCGAACCTCACGGACATGGACAAGATGTCCGAGTACCAGGAGCGCGCCCAGAAGCTCCAGGACAAGATGTCCGAAGCGAAAGAGCGCGGCGACGAGGCCGAAATCGAGCGCCTCCGCGAGGAGCAGATGGAGGCGTTCGGCGACCAGGCCGGTATGCTCAAAGAGCAGTTCCGCCCGATGGCGTGGATCATGCTCCTCACCATCCCGGCGTTCCTCTGGATGTACTGGAAGCTCGGCACCGTCTACTCGGGCCGGGAGATCGTGATGACGCTCCCGCTGGCGGGCCAAGTCGACTTCAACCACGGGCGCATCCTCGTGTTCCCCACGTGGATCATCTGGTACATGGTCTGCTCGTTCAGCTTCTCGAACGTCATCCGCAAGGCGCTGAACATCCAGACGACGCCGACGTAG
- a CDS encoding cold-shock protein, producing the protein MATGTVDFFNDTGGYGFIESEDADEDVFFHMEDVGGPDLEEGQEVEFDIEQADKGPRATNLTRL; encoded by the coding sequence ATGGCAACCGGTACGGTTGACTTCTTCAACGACACAGGCGGCTACGGTTTCATCGAATCTGAGGACGCGGACGAGGACGTTTTCTTCCACATGGAGGACGTCGGCGGCCCGGACCTCGAGGAAGGACAGGAAGTGGAGTTCGACATCGAGCAGGCCGACAAGGGCCCGCGCGCGACGAACCTCACCCGGCTGTAA
- the ilvD gene encoding dihydroxy-acid dehydratase gives MSQQKDPDLPSNDVTEGVERAPHRAMFRAMGYDDADFSSPMVGVANPAADITPCNVHLDDVADSAVEGVEGGDGMPIEFGTITISDAISMGTEGMRASLISREVIADSVELVAFGERMDALVTVAGCDKNLPGMMMAAIRTDLPSVFLYGGSIMPGEHDGREITVQNVFEGVGAVAAGEMSEDELEEMEHEACPGAGSCGGMFTANTMASISEAIGLAPLGSASAPAESEERYDVAERAGELAAECVREDRRPSDILTRESFENAIAIQVALGGSTNAVLHLLALAAEAGVDLDIEDFNEISDRTPKVANLQPGGSRVMNDLHEVGGVPVVLKRLLDAGLIHGDAMTVTGRTIEEELEHLGVDGDVQRTSESASGDEPRAGDVEGDVDFLKPVDDPFHETGAITVLTGNLAPDGAVLKVTGKDETQHTGPARVFESEEDAMAYVQEGHIESGDVIVIRNEGPRGGPGMREMLGVTAAVVGQGHEDDVALLTDGRFSGATRGPMVGHVAPEAAAGGPIALVEDGDEVTVDVPNRELSVAVSDEEMAARREDWEAPEPRYDAGVLRKYGSQFGSAADGAVTNPAAKRE, from the coding sequence ATGAGCCAGCAGAAGGACCCCGACTTGCCGAGCAACGACGTCACGGAAGGCGTCGAGCGCGCCCCCCACCGCGCGATGTTCCGCGCGATGGGCTACGACGACGCCGACTTCTCCTCGCCGATGGTCGGCGTGGCGAACCCCGCGGCGGACATCACGCCGTGTAACGTCCACCTCGACGACGTCGCGGACTCGGCCGTCGAGGGCGTCGAGGGCGGCGACGGGATGCCCATCGAGTTCGGCACCATCACCATCTCGGACGCCATCTCGATGGGGACCGAGGGGATGCGTGCGTCGCTCATCTCCCGCGAGGTCATCGCGGACTCCGTCGAACTGGTGGCGTTCGGCGAGCGCATGGACGCCCTCGTGACCGTCGCGGGCTGCGACAAGAACCTCCCCGGGATGATGATGGCCGCGATTCGCACCGACCTCCCGTCGGTGTTCCTCTACGGCGGCTCCATCATGCCCGGCGAGCACGACGGCCGCGAGATTACGGTGCAGAACGTCTTCGAGGGCGTCGGCGCGGTCGCCGCCGGCGAGATGAGCGAGGACGAACTCGAGGAGATGGAACACGAGGCCTGCCCCGGCGCGGGCTCCTGCGGTGGGATGTTCACCGCGAACACGATGGCCTCGATTTCGGAGGCCATCGGGCTCGCGCCGCTGGGCTCCGCGAGCGCGCCCGCCGAGTCCGAGGAGCGCTACGACGTCGCCGAGCGCGCCGGCGAACTCGCCGCCGAGTGCGTGCGCGAGGACCGCCGGCCCTCCGACATCCTCACGCGGGAGAGCTTCGAGAACGCCATCGCGATTCAGGTCGCGCTCGGCGGCTCCACGAACGCCGTCCTCCACCTGCTCGCGCTCGCCGCCGAGGCCGGCGTCGACCTCGACATCGAGGACTTCAACGAGATAAGCGACCGCACGCCGAAGGTCGCGAACCTCCAGCCGGGCGGCTCGCGCGTGATGAACGACCTCCACGAGGTCGGCGGCGTCCCCGTCGTCCTCAAGCGCCTGCTCGACGCCGGCCTGATTCACGGCGACGCGATGACCGTGACCGGCCGCACCATCGAGGAGGAACTGGAGCACCTCGGCGTGGACGGCGACGTGCAACGCACGTCGGAATCAGCGAGCGGCGACGAGCCGCGAGCAGGCGACGTCGAGGGCGACGTCGACTTCCTAAAGCCCGTCGACGACCCGTTCCACGAGACGGGCGCCATCACGGTGCTGACGGGGAACCTCGCGCCCGACGGCGCGGTCCTCAAGGTCACCGGGAAGGACGAGACCCAGCACACCGGCCCGGCGCGCGTCTTCGAGTCCGAGGAGGACGCGATGGCGTACGTCCAGGAGGGTCACATCGAGTCCGGGGACGTCATCGTCATCCGGAACGAGGGTCCCCGCGGCGGTCCCGGGATGCGCGAGATGCTCGGCGTCACCGCCGCGGTCGTCGGGCAGGGTCACGAGGACGACGTGGCGCTGCTCACCGACGGCCGCTTCTCCGGCGCGACCCGCGGCCCGATGGTCGGTCACGTCGCGCCCGAGGCCGCGGCCGGCGGTCCCATCGCGCTCGTCGAGGACGGCGACGAGGTGACCGTGGACGTGCCGAACCGCGAGCTCTCCGTGGCGGTCTCCGACGAGGAGATGGCGGCGCGCCGCGAGGACTGGGAGGCGCCCGAGCCGCGCTACGACGCGGGCGTGCTCCGCAAGTACGGCAGTCAGTTCGGCTCCGCCGCCGACGGCGCGGTCACCAACCCCGCCGCGAAGCGCGAGTAA
- a CDS encoding DUF7835 family putative zinc beta-ribbon protein gives MASETPHGGGRTERCERCCEETPHAVTVELRVESEPDGDPPFARRPYRVSSCRECGTESVHAIEEP, from the coding sequence ATGGCGAGCGAGACACCACACGGCGGCGGTCGGACCGAGCGCTGCGAGCGCTGCTGCGAGGAGACGCCACACGCCGTCACCGTGGAACTGCGCGTGGAGAGCGAGCCGGACGGCGACCCGCCGTTCGCTCGCCGGCCGTACCGGGTCTCGTCGTGTCGGGAGTGCGGGACGGAGTCCGTTCACGCAATCGAGGAACCGTGA
- a CDS encoding type IV pilin, protein MKKISFEIPDFDERGVSPVIGVILMVAITVILAAVIASFVLGFGDSVSENVQAGADISTSNGDASVTWISEGNAENLSVTAGSSNSVNLTDVGQSATITYDSNMNTTADQTNQRITLGSGSQTVQVTVTAVGSGGSRTVVTQEEVTLDDDV, encoded by the coding sequence ATGAAGAAAATCAGTTTCGAGATCCCGGACTTCGACGAACGCGGCGTGTCGCCGGTCATCGGCGTCATCCTGATGGTCGCGATTACAGTCATTCTGGCCGCCGTCATCGCCAGCTTCGTACTCGGCTTCGGTGACTCCGTCAGCGAAAACGTACAGGCAGGGGCAGACATCTCTACGAGTAACGGCGATGCTTCAGTGACGTGGATCAGCGAGGGGAACGCCGAGAACCTCAGCGTCACCGCAGGCAGCAGCAATAGTGTGAACCTCACTGACGTCGGTCAATCAGCTACAATCACCTACGATAGTAATATGAATACAACGGCCGACCAAACGAACCAGAGAATTACACTCGGTAGTGGAAGTCAGACCGTGCAAGTCACTGTAACGGCCGTTGGTAGTGGTGGCTCGAGGACCGTCGTAACGCAGGAAGAAGTCACCCTCGACGACGACGTCTAA
- the cmk gene encoding (d)CMP kinase, which produces MLVTISGPPGSGKSTVASALADHLDYDHISGGDIFRELAEDRDLTLEEFNELAEEDPQIDKDLDRQLRETAREQDDVVLESRLAGWMAGEYADIKIWLDAPMGVRARRIADREDKTPAAARAETEKREDSETARYADYYGIDFDDLTIYDLFVNTARWGPDEVTDIVLYAVDNYEPGNDEGPVPIENVDYEF; this is translated from the coding sequence ATGTTAGTCACTATCTCCGGCCCGCCGGGGAGCGGGAAGAGCACGGTGGCGTCCGCGCTCGCCGACCACCTCGACTACGACCACATCTCCGGTGGCGACATCTTCCGCGAGCTCGCCGAGGACCGCGACCTCACCCTTGAGGAGTTCAACGAGCTCGCCGAGGAGGACCCCCAGATAGACAAGGACCTCGACCGACAGCTCCGCGAGACCGCCCGGGAGCAGGACGACGTGGTTCTGGAGTCGCGGCTCGCGGGCTGGATGGCCGGCGAGTACGCCGACATCAAGATCTGGCTGGACGCGCCGATGGGCGTACGCGCGCGCCGCATCGCGGACCGCGAGGACAAGACGCCGGCGGCCGCGCGCGCCGAGACGGAGAAGCGGGAGGACTCCGAGACCGCGCGGTACGCCGACTACTACGGCATCGACTTCGACGACCTCACCATCTACGACCTGTTCGTGAACACGGCGCGGTGGGGCCCCGACGAGGTCACGGACATCGTGCTGTACGCCGTCGACAACTACGAGCCCGGCAACGACGAGGGCCCGGTCCCCATCGAGAACGTCGACTACGAGTTCTAA
- a CDS encoding DUF4145 domain-containing protein, producing the protein MSEYIPPEVDASAFHCPHCEVYANQSWSNIDVYASSIGRQQILNGRIGKCAHCQDYTLWVGEEMVYPEGSPAPLPTEDMPDEVEEDFNEARKVVNKSPRAAAALLRLAMEKLARELTGEDNRTLHNMIGDLVEEGRIDERVQQALDSVRVVGNEFVHPGEMDERDNRETALRLFDLVNTIVELTIAREKLIQEEFSNIPEDQMRGIENRDGNS; encoded by the coding sequence ATGTCGGAGTATATCCCTCCAGAAGTTGATGCAAGCGCATTTCACTGCCCACACTGCGAGGTCTATGCTAACCAGTCATGGTCGAATATTGACGTATATGCGTCCTCTATCGGCCGCCAGCAAATCCTCAACGGAAGAATCGGGAAATGTGCCCATTGCCAAGACTATACCCTATGGGTTGGTGAAGAGATGGTTTACCCAGAAGGGAGTCCGGCGCCACTTCCCACGGAGGACATGCCCGACGAGGTAGAGGAAGACTTTAATGAAGCTCGTAAAGTGGTAAATAAATCCCCCAGAGCAGCAGCAGCTCTACTTCGGTTGGCGATGGAAAAATTAGCGAGAGAACTTACTGGGGAAGATAACCGGACGCTACACAACATGATTGGCGACCTTGTGGAAGAAGGTCGCATTGATGAACGAGTACAACAAGCACTCGATTCTGTGCGTGTTGTCGGGAATGAATTCGTTCATCCGGGAGAGATGGATGAACGTGATAATCGAGAGACTGCGCTTAGATTGTTCGACCTTGTGAACACTATCGTCGAGCTCACTATCGCACGAGAAAAGCTAATTCAAGAGGAATTCAGCAACATTCCAGAAGACCAAATGCGTGGCATAGAGAATAGAGACGGTAATTCATAG
- a CDS encoding RAD55 family ATPase → MRISTGVAGLDSLLDGGLPARRLYTLSGPPGSGKTTLAAQYVTEGVKNGEDVLYVTMHETRNELVDDMANYEFGFSRTANAENFEFLNLTRERSRRSLTQYGRESGLSSRLASMIRQEDYDRVVVDSTMLLAHFADDADAEVTHFATGLKQTDATVLLVSEMTDPTAYAEEHYLAHGVIFLHNFLENGGMTRGIQLVKMRGTNIDCDIRDVSFTGAGLQVDPGRKVRPE, encoded by the coding sequence ATGAGAATCTCGACCGGCGTCGCCGGGCTCGACAGCCTCCTCGACGGCGGGCTGCCGGCGCGGCGCCTCTACACGCTGAGCGGGCCGCCGGGCAGCGGGAAGACCACGCTCGCCGCCCAGTACGTCACGGAGGGCGTGAAGAACGGCGAGGACGTGCTGTACGTGACGATGCACGAGACGCGCAACGAGCTCGTCGACGACATGGCGAACTACGAGTTCGGCTTCTCGCGGACCGCGAACGCGGAGAACTTCGAGTTCCTGAACCTCACGCGGGAGCGCTCGCGGCGCTCGCTCACCCAGTACGGCCGCGAGTCCGGGCTCTCCTCGCGGCTCGCGTCGATGATCCGCCAGGAGGACTACGACCGCGTGGTCGTCGACTCCACGATGCTTTTGGCGCACTTCGCGGACGACGCCGACGCCGAAGTGACGCACTTCGCCACCGGGCTCAAGCAGACCGACGCCACCGTCCTGCTCGTCTCGGAGATGACCGACCCGACCGCGTACGCCGAGGAGCACTACCTCGCGCACGGCGTCATCTTCCTCCACAACTTCCTGGAGAACGGCGGGATGACCCGCGGCATCCAGCTGGTGAAGATGCGCGGCACGAACATCGACTGCGACATCCGCGACGTCTCCTTTACGGGGGCGGGCCTGCAGGTCGATCCCGGACGGAAGGTGCGGCCGGAGTGA
- a CDS encoding RAD55 family ATPase, which produces MATIPFGISRLDGRIGGGAPEGSVVLLSGEAGAGAREFLYTSAVLNGLRASDPELFELHYGDLHGSAVPPEDIHYVSFTADETELRREISFTMDDEIVESGLDAVTFADFSPEYFQLSPVPREWYAGEHRSISDLGQTDGDRRDVLEAFADYLDEHASGSLVVVDSLTDLIGARQQEMSFSDVVMTLKGLRKAARAWDGLLLLHLTRDAVTTEEFGSLMTSVDGTVQFGWESGGNERVRTMFVREFRGVLGRLEEEDIVQFETEIHDAGFDVTDVRKIR; this is translated from the coding sequence ATGGCGACGATTCCGTTCGGCATCTCGCGGCTGGACGGCCGCATCGGGGGCGGCGCCCCCGAGGGGAGCGTCGTGTTGCTGTCCGGTGAGGCGGGCGCCGGCGCCCGCGAGTTCCTCTACACGAGCGCCGTCCTCAACGGCCTGCGGGCGTCCGACCCGGAGCTGTTCGAGTTGCACTACGGCGACCTCCACGGGTCGGCGGTCCCGCCCGAGGACATCCACTACGTCTCGTTCACGGCCGACGAGACCGAACTCCGCCGCGAGATCTCGTTCACGATGGACGACGAGATCGTCGAGTCGGGGCTGGACGCGGTGACGTTCGCGGACTTCTCGCCGGAGTACTTCCAGCTGAGCCCCGTCCCCCGGGAGTGGTACGCGGGCGAGCACCGCTCGATTTCGGACCTCGGGCAGACCGACGGCGACCGCCGGGACGTGCTGGAGGCGTTCGCGGACTACCTCGACGAGCACGCCAGCGGCAGCCTCGTGGTCGTGGACTCGCTGACCGACCTCATCGGTGCGCGCCAGCAGGAGATGTCGTTCAGCGACGTCGTGATGACGCTGAAGGGCCTGCGGAAGGCCGCCCGCGCCTGGGACGGCCTGCTGCTGTTGCACTTGACGCGGGACGCCGTCACCACCGAGGAGTTCGGGAGCCTGATGACCTCCGTGGACGGCACCGTCCAGTTCGGCTGGGAGAGCGGCGGGAACGAGCGCGTGCGGACGATGTTCGTCCGCGAGTTCCGGGGCGTGCTCGGGCGCCTGGAGGAGGAGGACATCGTGCAGTTCGAGACCGAGATTCACGACGCGGGCTTCGACGTCACCGACGTTCGGAAGATTCGGTAG
- a CDS encoding beta-ribofuranosylaminobenzene 5'-phosphate synthase family protein, with product MSARVESGGRLHFGFLNLSLSHDRLYGSLGVALDDPRVVVEAEPAERVRCDHERARDHAARACEVLDVAGAAVTVREELPPHVGLGSGTQLALAVLEAVARTHGRDAAVRDLAPELGRGGRSGVGVAAFESGGFVLDAGHPTGLFTTAAPPRGAWTVPPVAARHEVPDDWRFLLVVPDAEPGKAGGEEDASMRSAVEAADPGLADRISGVVTRRVLPALASGDVAAFGAAVAEVGRLNGAWYADEQGGVYRPPVGCIVDALDGSPAVSGAGQSSWGPAVYGVTDEGRAEDALAAGREALDAAGVGGDVRVVAPRNEGARVSETGQGKA from the coding sequence ATGTCCGCGCGGGTCGAGAGCGGCGGCCGGCTCCACTTCGGCTTCCTGAACCTCTCGCTGTCCCACGACCGGCTGTACGGGAGCCTCGGCGTCGCCCTCGACGACCCCCGCGTCGTGGTCGAAGCCGAGCCCGCCGAGCGCGTGCGCTGCGACCACGAGCGAGCGCGCGACCACGCCGCCCGCGCCTGCGAAGTGCTTGACGTGGCCGGTGCCGCCGTCACGGTGCGCGAGGAACTGCCGCCGCACGTCGGCCTCGGCTCCGGCACCCAGCTCGCGCTCGCCGTGCTCGAAGCGGTCGCGCGAACCCACGGCCGCGACGCGGCCGTGCGCGACTTAGCACCTGAGCTTGGACGCGGCGGCCGGAGCGGCGTCGGCGTCGCGGCGTTCGAGTCTGGGGGGTTCGTGCTCGACGCCGGCCACCCGACGGGGCTGTTCACGACGGCCGCGCCGCCGCGGGGCGCGTGGACGGTGCCGCCGGTCGCCGCCCGCCACGAGGTACCCGACGACTGGCGGTTCCTGCTCGTGGTGCCCGACGCCGAACCCGGCAAGGCCGGCGGCGAGGAGGACGCGAGCATGCGCTCGGCGGTGGAGGCCGCCGACCCCGGGCTCGCGGACCGCATCTCCGGGGTCGTCACGCGCCGCGTGCTCCCGGCGCTGGCGAGCGGGGACGTGGCGGCGTTCGGCGCGGCGGTCGCGGAGGTCGGGCGGCTGAACGGCGCGTGGTACGCCGACGAGCAGGGCGGCGTCTACCGGCCGCCGGTCGGGTGCATCGTGGACGCGCTCGACGGGAGCCCTGCGGTGTCGGGCGCCGGCCAGTCCTCGTGGGGGCCGGCCGTCTACGGCGTCACCGACGAGGGCCGCGCCGAGGACGCGCTGGCGGCGGGACGGGAGGCGCTGGACGCCGCGGGCGTCGGCGGCGACGTGCGCGTGGTCGCGCCCCGCAACGAGGGCGCGCGGGTCTCGGAGACGGGGCAGGGAAAAGCGTAA
- a CDS encoding RNA-guided pseudouridylation complex pseudouridine synthase subunit Cbf5, producing MLRDAPADRDPDDVFEFGVVNLDKPPGPSAHQVSAWIRDMVGVEKAAHAGTLDPKVTGCLPVLTGAATRLAPALLEGPKEYVAVLELHADPPANLRDVIEEFEGPTYQKPPRKSAVARRLRVREIHDLDVLEVNDRQALLRIRCESGTYIRKLCHDLGRALGTGAHMGHLRRTATTPFDDTTLATLHDLADALAWLRDEDDTSPPSGDPEAALREVLVPAERALEHIPSVTIAPSAAEQVAEGAPVYAPGVISAEDADRDQLVACYAPNGAAVCLGRRVGNPDADSGTVVELERVLV from the coding sequence ATGCTGCGAGACGCCCCCGCGGACCGCGACCCCGACGACGTCTTCGAGTTCGGCGTCGTCAACCTCGACAAGCCGCCGGGGCCCTCTGCCCACCAGGTGTCGGCGTGGATTCGGGACATGGTCGGCGTCGAGAAGGCCGCGCACGCGGGCACGCTGGACCCCAAGGTCACGGGCTGTCTGCCTGTCCTGACGGGTGCGGCGACCCGGCTCGCGCCCGCGCTGCTGGAAGGCCCCAAGGAGTACGTCGCCGTGCTGGAACTGCACGCCGACCCGCCCGCGAACCTCCGCGACGTAATCGAGGAGTTCGAGGGGCCGACCTACCAGAAGCCGCCGCGGAAGTCCGCGGTCGCGCGCCGCCTGCGCGTCCGTGAGATTCACGACCTCGACGTCCTCGAAGTGAACGACCGGCAGGCGCTGTTGCGCATCCGCTGCGAGTCCGGGACCTACATTCGAAAACTCTGCCACGACCTCGGGCGCGCGCTCGGCACCGGCGCGCACATGGGACACCTCCGCCGCACTGCGACGACGCCGTTCGACGACACCACGCTGGCGACGCTGCACGACCTCGCGGACGCGCTCGCGTGGCTGCGCGACGAGGACGACACCAGCCCGCCGAGCGGCGACCCCGAAGCCGCGCTCCGCGAGGTGCTCGTGCCCGCCGAGCGCGCGCTCGAACACATCCCGTCGGTGACCATCGCGCCCTCCGCCGCCGAACAGGTCGCGGAAGGCGCGCCCGTCTACGCCCCCGGCGTCATCAGTGCGGAGGACGCCGACCGCGACCAGCTCGTCGCGTGCTACGCGCCCAACGGCGCCGCAGTCTGCCTCGGCCGCCGCGTCGGCAACCCGGACGCTGACTCCGGCACCGTGGTCGAACTCGAACGCGTCCTCGTGTAA